A window from Solanum stenotomum isolate F172 chromosome 5, ASM1918654v1, whole genome shotgun sequence encodes these proteins:
- the LOC125865331 gene encoding cytochrome P450 98A2-like, giving the protein MALFLILTSIALIFVAHKLYHRLRFKLPPGPRPLPVVGNLYDIKPVRFRCFADWAQTYGPIFSVYFGSQLNVVVTTAELAKQVLKENDQNLADRFRTRPANNLSRNGMDLIWADYGPHYVKVRKLCNLELFTPKRLESLRPIREDEVTAMVENIFNDSTKPDNTGKSLLMREYLGSVAFNNITRLTFGKRFMNAAGEIDEQGQEFKGIVSNGIKIGGKLPLAEYVPWLRWFFSMENEALVKHSERRDRLTRIIMDEHTLARKQTGDTKQHFVDALLTLQKQYDLSDDTVIGLLWDMITAGMDTTTITVEWAMAELVRNPRVQQKAQEELDRVIGSDRILSETDFSGLPYLQCVAKEALRLHPPTPLMLPHKASASVKIGGYDIPKGAIVHVNVWAVARDPAVWKDPLEFRPERFLEEDVDMKGHDYRLLPFGAGRRVCPGAQLAINLVTSMLGHLLHHFTWSPAPGVSPEDIDLTENPGTVTYMKNPIQAIPTPRLPAHLYKRVPMDM; this is encoded by the exons ATGgctttatttttaattctaaCTTCAATAGCCCTAATTTTCGTAGCTCATAAACTCTACCACCGTCTCCGATTCAAATTACCACCAGGTCCACGGCCGTTACCGGTGGTCGGAAACCTGTACGACATAAAACCAGTGAGATTCCGATGCTTCGCCGATTGGGCCCAAACTTACGGCCCAATTTTCTCAGTATACTTTGGTTCACAGCTAAACGTTGTGGTAACAACAGCTGAATTAGCTAAACAAGTATTGAAAGAGAATGATCAGAATTTAGCAGATCGATTTAGAACTAGACCTGCTAATAATTTGAGTAGAAATGGGATGGATTTGATTTGGGCTGATTATGGTCCTCATTATGTGAAAGTAAGAAAGCTTTGTAATCTtgaactttttactccaaagaGACTTGAATCTCTTAGGCCTATTAGAGAAGATGAAGTTACTGCCATggtggaaaatattttcaatgacTCTACTAAGCCTG ATAATACTGGTAAAAGCTTGTTGATGAGAGAGTACTTAGGATCAGTAGCATTCAACAACATTACAAGGCTAACTTTTGGTAAAAGATTCATGAATGCAGCAGGTGAGATTGATGAACAAGGCCAAGAATTTAAGGGCATTGTATCTAATGGCATCAAAATCGGTGGAAAACTTCCCTTGGCAGAGTATGTTCCATGGCTCCGTTGGTTTTTCTCAATGGAAAACGAGGCACTCGTCAAACACTCTGAACGTAGAGACCGGTTAACAAGAATTATCATGGATGAACACACTTTGGCTCGCAAACAAACTGGTGATACTAAGCAGCATTTCGTTGATGCCTTGCTTACTCTTCAGAAGCAGTATGATCTTAGTGATGACACTGTTATCGGCCTCCTCTGG GATATGATTACAGCAGGAATGGACACAACAACCATAACAGTAGAATGGGCAATGGCAGAGCTAGTTAGGAACCCAAGGGTGCAACAAAAGGCTCAAGAAGAGCTTGACAGGGTAATTGGATCGGACCGAATCCTGTCAGAAACTGATTTCTCTGGACTTCCTTACCTTCAATGTGTAGCCAAAGAGGCTCTAAGGTTGCACCCACCAACTCCCCTAATGCTTCCACATAAGGCCAGTGCCAGTGTCAAAATCGGCGGTTATGACATTCCCAAGGGAGCCATTGTGCACGTGAATGTTTGGGCTGTGGCTCGTGATCCAGCAGTGTGGAAGGACCCATTGGAGTTCAGACCAGAACGCTTCCTTGAGGAAGACGTTGACATGAAGGGACACGACTATCGGCTACTACCATTTGGTGCAGGAAGGCGTGTTTGCCCTGGTGCACAACTTGCTATCAACTTGGTCACTTCTATGTTGGGTCATTTGTTGCATCATTTTACATGGTCTCCGGCCCCGGGTGTTAGCCCGGAGGATATCGACTTGACAGAGAACCCCGGAACAGTTACTTACATGAAAAATCCAATACAAGCTATTCCTACTCCAAGATTGCCTGCACACTTGTATAAACGTGTGCCTATGGATATGTAA
- the LOC125865481 gene encoding 70 kDa peptidyl-prolyl isomerase-like, whose product MGDFNSKKSNKVNFETKIQELQEIVIGKEGMRKKILQKGNSWKTPFHGDEIQVHYRVKLQDREFFDSSYDRGKPFTFKLGQGEVIKGWDEGIATMKKSERAIFTIPPNLAYGEIGSPPLIPPNSTLIFEIELVSWNSIRDISGDGGILKKIIKEGEGWATPRDVDEVLVKYVASSADGNILSQSDDAVDFSLMEGHLYPAMKKSLKTMRKGEIVELTVKPAYCFGNSSFDGDGIGILQSSNSNLIIHLELISWKSVVDVIGDNKVLKKLIKAGEGYDHPNEGSLAKVVYIGKLQDGTIFERKGSDEEPFEYICLEDQLNENLDRAIMTMKKGEEAIVTTNSDSIFYEIKLVDFNKEKPFWKMDTKEKIEACDKIKNEGNVLFKDGKYQCASIKYEKASKFIQFDHSFNNDEKCRANTLRLSCYLNNAACKLKMGEHQEATKLCSKVIEYDPCNVKALFRRAQAYLRINELERAEIDIKKALEVDPNNRDVKVMYKELKNKQKQYAQQEVEIFSTMLSRSAKIEDNSLAKSFINQDVKLQ is encoded by the exons atggggGATTTTAATTCTAAGAAAAGTAACAAAGTGaattttgaaactaaaattCAAGAATTACAAGAGATTGTAATTGGGAAAGAAGGCATGAGAAAAAAGATTTTGCAAAAGGGTAATTCTTGGAAGACACCATTTCATGGTGATGAAATCCAAG ttcattacaGAGTGAAACTTCAAGATAGAGAATTTTTTGACTCAAGCTATGATAGAGGAAAGCCCTTTACATTCAAGCTAGGTCAAg GTGAAGTTATTAAAGGATGGGATGAAGGAATTGCAACAATGAAAAAGAGTGAAAGAGCAATATTCACAATTCCACCAAATTTGGCTTATGGAGAAATTGGTTCACCCCCTTTAATTCCTCCAAATTCAACACTCATTTTTGAAATAGAATTAGTTTCTTGGAATTCAATTAGAGATATTAGTGGAGATGGAggaatattgaaaaaaataattaaagaaggTGAAGGATGGGCTACACCTAGAGATGTAGATGAAGTACTAG TGAAGTATGTAGCAAGCTCTGCAGATGGAAACATTCTATCACAATCTGATGATGCTGTTGACTTTTCTTTAATGGAAG GTCATTTATATCCAGCCATGAAGAAATCTCTAAAGACAATGAGAAAAGGAGAAATAGTTGAGTTAACTGTGAAGCCAGCTT ATTGTTTTGGAAATTCAAGTTTTGATGGTGATGGAATTGGAATATTGCAATCATCAAATTCCAATTTGATAATTCATCTTGAGTTGATTTCATGGAAAAGTGTTGTTGATGTTATTGGAGATAACAAAGTTCTTAAGAAGTTAATTAAGGCTGGTGAAGGTTATGATCATCCTAATGAAGGATCCCTTGCAAAAG TGGTCTATATTGGAAAGCTACAAGATGGGACtatatttgaaagaaaaggATCAGATGAAGAACCCTttgaatatatatgtttagaaG AtcaattaaatgaaaatttagatAGAGCTATCATGACTatgaaaaaaggagaagaagcaaTAGTGACAACCAACTCAGACTCTATATTTTATGAGATCAAATTGGTTGATTTCAAcaag GAGAAGCCATTTTGGAAAATGGACACAAAAGAGAAAATTGAAGCATGTGATAAAATCAAGAATGAGGGAAATGTACTATTCAAAGATGGGAAGTATCAATGTGCCTCAATAAAGTATGAGA AGGCCTCGAAATTCATCCAATTCGATCACTCGTTCAATAATGATGAGAAGTGTCGAGCAAATACTTTGCGATTATCGTGTTATTTGAACAATGCTGCTTGCAAGTTGAAGATGGGAGAGCATCAAGAAGCCACAAAACTATGTAGCAAG GTTATAGAGTATGATCCTTGTAATGTCAAAGCTCTATTCAGAAGGGCTCAAGCATATCTAAGAATCAATGAACTGGAAAGGGCTGAAATTGATATTAAGAAAGCACTTGAAGTCGATCCAAACAACAG AGATGTGAAGGTGATGTACAAGGAACTGAAGAATAAGCAAAAGCAATATGCACAACAAGAAGTTGAAATATTTAGCACCATGTTATCAAGGTCGGCCAAAATTGAAGACAATTCTTTAGCCAAAAGTTTTATAAATCAAGATGTAAAGTTACAGTAG